GAAACCACTCAGACCACCTACATCGTGCAGATTCCGGGCAATGCGATGAGGATCAGCTCCAAGGTCTTGCGGACTGAGTTTGACTGCAATCAAGATTTGCGCGATGTGATGCTGCGCTACACCCAGGCCTTGATTGCCCAAATCTCGCAGACCACTGCCTGCAACAGCCTTCATAGGCTAGAGCAACGAATGGCGCGCTGGCTATTAGAAGTGCATGACCGGGTTGAGGGCGACGATGTCGCACTAACCCAGGAATTTTTGGCAGAGATGCTGGGGGTGCGTCGGGCGGGGATTACCCAAACGGCGCAAAAGTTTCAGGAGAGCGGCCTGATACGATACCGCCGGGGACATATTCAAATTCTTGACCGACCCGGGCTAGAATCTTCTTCCTGTGAGTGTTTCGGTGTGGTTAGGGATGAATACGACCGCTTGCTTGGAGAAAAGCACGGCGCTTTTCCGGCAGCTCAAAGAAAGTAGCAGGGCATGAGCCAAAAACAGTTTGTATCGCCAACTATCTTGCTAGTTGAGCCGGATAGTGAAGTTCGCCCGCTGCTGCTGCACAATTTGCAAAGCTGGGGCTATCGGGTCGTTGTGGCCTTAGATGAAGCAGACGCAGTTCAGCGGACTCGAGATGGGCGAGAGCCCTTTGACCTGATTTTGCTCAATCAAGTTGGGCAATCAGTCGATAAATTTGCTGGTTTCGGGCGATACATCTGCCAGCGAGCAAAGCTGCCTAGCTCCACACCTGTTGTGGTCATGGCTGAGCAGTACGGGGCAGATTTAGAGGGGAAAACTATTCAGGTGGGAAGACACGAGTACGTGACCTACCTGGAAGATGGGCAGCAGTTAATGGACTTGCTGTATCAACTTTGCCCGGCGTAGAAGAATTGATACCTGGCCAAGCCTAACTGTACTTAAGTTTTTCTTTAGGGTACGAAACCGTACTGTCGTCTATCTTTAGAGAGACTAGATTGAATGCATGGCGAAAGATTCATTTCTCTGCGCTTTGCCCTCGATCAGTAGCTTTTACTCCCTGCCTCTCGTTGTATTGCACCCTTTTCCTGGGGCAACGTCTTGCGGATATGTGTAACTCAACTATCCCCCACAAGGGCCTCCGAGTGCTTGTTGTCGATAGCGATCTAGATTCTAGGGAGCTACTGATAGCGTTGTTTGATGGGTATGAGATTGAGACGGTAACGGCAACTTGCGTTAGCGAGTCGCTGGAGGCTATGCAAAATACTTTACCAGATCTCTTGATTAGCGAGATTGCTCTACCAATTGAAGATGGCTACACCCTAATGCGTAAGGTGCAAGCCTTTGAAACGAATCATCGGGTTCGGATTCCTGCGATCGCACTTACTGCCCGCACCGGAAACGAAAATCGCGCCCAGGCCCTAGCTGCCGGATTTTGCAGGCATTTGCCCAAACCGCTCGATATTGATGAACTGATTGCAGCAGTAGCCTGCATTACTGAGCCCAATCAGGAGGTTGCTGCGAGCACATGTAGCTAAGCAGAGTTTGTCGTTTAGTTTTGAGATGTGTTCTATGAAGGGCCTCTCTGGAGTTCTTTTGAGGCCCCCATGACCGTTGAAAATCAAATATTGGCTGCTCTGCCTTCTGAGGTCTTTAAGCGCTTAGACCCTCATCTCCATCAGGTCAGCCTTAAACAAGGTGAGTTTATTCATCGACCCGGTGAGCCTATGTCTTACCTCTATTTCCCGATGGGCTGTCTCTTTTCAGTGACGATAACGATGCAAGATGGATCGACTGCGGAGGTGGGCATGGTCGGTCGTCGGGAAGTGCTGGGCATTAATGCTTTTATGGGTAAGAGCGAAACTACTCAGACGGAGTACGTGGTACAGGTTGCAGGCAGCGCCATGAAAATTGAGGCCCAAATCCTGAGGCAGGAATTTGATCGCAATGGGGAACTGCGCGACGTGCTGTTTTACTATACCCAGGCGTTTTTGGCGCAGGTTTCGCAAACGGCTGCCTGCAACTCTCTCCACGTTTTAGAACAGCGCTTGGCTCGCTGGCTGCTAGAAACTCAGGAGCGAATTGGCTCAGATTATCTGCCGTTGACCCACGAGTATGTTGCGACGATGCTGGGCGTTCGTCGGTCTGGGGTGACCCTGGCGGCGCAAAAGCTGCAGGAGCGAAAAGTCATTCAGTATCGTCGGGGCAATGTTCAGATTCTCAACCAGTCTGGGCTAGAAGCCTCTGCCTGTGAGTGTTTCAAGACCATTAGAACTGAATATGACCGCCTGCTAGGATCCGTATAGTGGGCAACAGACCTTGTTTATTAGAAATACGTAAAAGCTGAACTAGTAGGTAAAATGGTGCCTTTCATTTTCGTTTTAGAGCCGGATGATGAAGTCCGGCCGCTGCTGAAGCATAACCTGCAAAACTGGGGCTATGAGCTGATCATCGCTCTCGACGAAGCAGATGCAATTCAGCGAATTCAGGGAGGACATGAGCACTTTCACCTGATTTTAATTAACCAAGCCGGGCAATCCATTGCACAGATGCTTGAAATCGGCAGTCGGATTCGCCAAAGCTCACAACTTGAAGATCCTGTCCCTATTCTCGTTATGGCCGAACGCTATGGGGCCGATCTTGAGGGGCAAGACATTCAGGTGAGTGAAAACGAGTATGTGACTTACTTGGAAGATGGGCAGCAGCTAAAGGTCATTTTGCAGCGCCTGTGCCCGGTTCCTGACGCTGATTCTGCTGCATTAGCTCAGCAATAGCTCTAACCAGCATCTCTGGCTCAACCGGTTTGGAAATATGTCGCTGAAAGCCTGCCGCTAGCGCCTGCTGGTGATCTACCTCTCCGGCGTAGGCGGTCAATGCGATCGCAGGAATGTGCCCGCCCTGTTCTGGCGGCAGCTTTCTGACCTGCCGCATCAGCATATAGCCATCTTGATGGGGCATACCGATATCGCTCAGTAAGACGTCTGGGCAAGCTTGGGTTAATAGGGTCAGTGCTTCGTCTGCAGAACTGGCTGTGAGAATGTGGGCTCCGGCTTGCTCCAGCGAAAAAGCGGCAACTTCTAGCGCATCTGGCTCGTCGTCTACAACTAAGATTTGGGTGCCCTTTAGGCTGAGGGTCTCTTTGAAGAAGTGACAGCTTGGAGGGTGTTTGCTAGGCGTGGGCGCGAGCGGCAGCCTGACGGTAAAAGTGGCTCCTTGCCCCTCACCTGGGCTTTCGGCCCGAATGGTTCCTCCGTGGGCTTCGACGAGCTGGCGGGTGATCGCTAGCCCTAGCCCCAGCCCCCCAAACTGGCGGGTGGTGGCGCTGTCTGCCTGTCGAAAGTAGTCAAATACGTGGGGCAAAAAATCAGCAGGGATGCCCTTGCCAGTGTCTCTTACGGTCAGTTGGGCGAACTGGTTAAGGGGTAGGGATGCTTGGCTATGGGCTGCGATCGCTTCATTTACCTCTAAGCCCTGATCAATCACCCGTGACAGCTTGACCTCAACCCGTCCTCCAGCTGGCGTGAACTTAACCGCATTAGACAGTAGGTTCCAGACTACCTGCTGAAGCCGGGTGACATCTCCTAAAACCGGCGGAATTTCCTGGTTGATTGCAGTCTCTAGCGTGATGGATTTGCTTTGGGCTGCCAGTCGTACAGTTTCAATGGCCGACTCGACGACTTGTGGCAAGCTAGCCTGGTTTACATCTAAGCTGAGCTTGCCGCGCAAAATGCGAGAGATATCTAGTAAATCTTCTACCAGTTGCGCCTGCAGCTTGGCATTGCGCTCAATGGTAGACCAGGCTTTTGCGGTTTTGGCAGCGTCTAGGTTGCCCTTTTGAATCAGCTTCACCCAGCCCAAAATTGGGTTGAGCGGCGATCGCAACTCGTGCGACAGTACGGCTAAAAACTCATCTTTCATCCGGTTGGCTTCTTGGGCCTGCTGGTATAGCAGGGCGCTGTCTAGAGCTAGCGCAGCTCGGTGGCCGAGTTCTTCTGCCAGGGATAGGTCTGCCGAGGTGTAGTGACGATCTGAGGAAGTGTCTAGGCAAACGGTCAAGGCTCCTAGCTGACGGGCATGGGCAATCAGGGGCACGGTGATTTGCGATCGCACCTGAGCCTGCCGAATAAAATTCCTGTGCTCCTCACCTGTCTCTGCTCCCTGCATCCAGGCCTCTGTAACGTGGGAGACAAAGACAGCCCGACGACTGGTTAGAACCTGCTCAACAGGATGGTTTCTTCGATCTTGGGGTAGCACAGAGCGCTGCAGCTGATCAAACCAGCCTCGCTTTGCCGGATCGCGGTGGTGCCAGGCAGAGCGCTCGATCTGTTGATTGGCATTAACAATATCAAAAAAACAAAAGTCGCCTAAAAACGGTACAGCCAGACGAGCAATGTTAAATAAGGTAGTTTTATAGTCGATAGATCCGGCCAATACGGCACTGGCTTCTGATAAAAACTGCTCCCGCTCTGCTGCCTGCCGCGACTCGGTCACGTCCCGCAAAATTTTAACCAGGCCCTGCAAATTGCCCTCATCATCCTGCAGCTGCGTCATCAGACCGCTAGCAAAGAAACGGCTGCCATTCTTGCGGATGTGCCAGCGTTCATCTTCTGCCCGTCCCTGAGTTAGAGCCGTCTGGATCTCCTGCTCGGCTTGGCTGTTCTCATTATCTTCAGGCGTAAAAATCACGCGGCTATGATAGCCGATGGCTTCTGCTTCCTGGTAGCCCAACAGCCTTTCAGCGCCAGGGTTCCAGCTGGTGATAATGCCATCTAGGTCAAGGGTGAAGATGGCATAGTCTTTAGCACTTTCAACAATCAGGCGAAAGCGCGACTCGCTCTCTTGCAAGGCAAGCTCTGCCTGCTGCCGTTTGGCTTCGGTGCGCTTGCGCTGAGTAATGTCTCGAAAATAAATACTAAAGCCAACCTCACAGGGATAGGCATGGATCTCTAGCCACAGCCTTAGCGATTCATCAAAAGCCTCAAAGTGCCCCACAAACTGCTCTGTCACAGTGCGCTGATACACCTGCTCAAGCACCGTACCGAGGGTCCAAGGCTGCATTTCCTGGCGCGTCTTGCCAATCAGCTTCTCTGGCCGCAGTTTGGTTAGCCGAGCAGCCTCCTGATTGACGTAAGTAATCCGCCACTCATGGTCAATGCAGACAAAGGCATCCGTAATGCTTTCTAGAATTTCAACAGCCCGCTGTGCCGATTCATTTAGGGCCTGACGGGTTGCTGCCGCTTCTTGACGAGCCGCCTGCTCTTTCTGCCAGGCCAGCTCAGCAGTCTGGCGCAGATGAATGCTTTGCAGCGCTGCCGTTGTAAAGTCGGCCAGGCTGGTCATCACTCGCACATCTTCGGCATCAAACCGCCGCGCCTCGTCATGAGACACAATCCAGAGAGCACCCAATGACTTATCAGCCCCTATCAACGGAATCACCAAGCCCTCAACGATCCTCGGACTTGTCTCCTGAAGGTAAGTAAAATACCGATCAGGATAAGCATACAGCTGCGGCGCTTGGAGGTCTAAGCAGGTGCCACAGGGGCTAAAGTCTCTGGGCGCTGTCCCCTGGTCGTAAGCTTCTAGCACACCGCAGAGCGCAGCCCAGCGAAAGATTTCTTCCCCCTCTGAGGTAGTTTCTAGTAAGCTGACTCCGGCGGTTCCTGCCTGACAAAGGTCTTTGGCAACCATCACCAGGGTTTTGAGCACCGTTTGACACTGCTCTGCTAGCTGCCGGGTCAGAGCGTGGAGCGCTTGAATCTCAGCCTGTAGATTAGGGGCTTTAGGTGGTCTTGTCGCTAACTCTGCCGTGATCAAAACATTGTCTAGAGCTACAGGAGGACGCACTTCAGCCATCAGAATTTGCCTTTAGCCCATATTGATTCAGGAGAGCCTGGCCCGGTTCGCCCAAGGTTTCTAGCAGATCTTCAATCAGCTTTAGCGCCATTGGAGAGGGCTCGGTATGTCCCTTTTCCCAGCGATTGACGGTTTTAAAAGAGACCCCCAATTTAGCCGCAAACTTCTCCTGAGACAGGTTGAGGTGCTGTCGGAGGCCCCGGACTAAATGTGCAGTTTGCAAAGATTTGGTGGTAGACATCTCTATTGTGATTCTTAAGGGATCACAATAGGACATCTGGGATAACCTCATCCACATTCCTAAGGAAGAGTTTGCAAGCAACTTTTCCTATATCTCGCTGTAGAGCTGATTTAGGCAGCAGCCCCCTCAGGCTAAAACTACGGTTTTGTGTAGGTTGGGTTAAGCGCAGCGAACCCAACAAACCCCTTGAACTGTTGCGTTTCACCAACAGCAACAGCGCAGTTTTTGTAGGTTGGGTTAAGCGCAGCGAACCCAACAAACCCTTAAGACTGCTGGGTTTCGCTGGGCCCTAACCCAACCTACGAGACTAGGTTTCGCCAACAGCATCGGCCCAGCAAAACCCAACCGATACGCTTCAGTTAGCTTACCGACCGCCAGCGAATCAGATAGCGCAGCACTTCCCCTTGGGCTGGGGTAATCGTAATGCCCGTTTCAGGCACAATGATGGGCTGACTCCACTGAAACTGCTCGGCATAGGTGAGCGCATGGAGCTGCTGCACCGCCTGCTCTACGCCATCGCGAGAGCCTACCAAAATATGGCGCAGCGGCTCACGACCCGGCACCCGCAAAGGCGAACCAAGCATAATCGGCTGAGCCGCCTCGCTGCCAGCGGGCGACCTGAAATAGGGAACGTAAATCACGGGGGTTCCTCCAGATAAGAGTGGGTAGGAAACCCCAAAAATTTGGCCGCCCCAGACATCAGAATGCGAGGCGGCCAGCGACGTGATCTACTAAGATCACCTCTAGCCTCCGCGACAGGCTCCATCTGTCTTCGGGGGTTAGGTGTCGGTTGTTGGTGCAAACAACTTCCGGCACCGCCAAATTTTTGGGAGAGACAAGCTGCACACACACAGCTATAAGCATTGAAACTACTGGATCTGGCTCAAAGAGTCAAGTCAGATCTCATCCACCCTCATTCCCTTTTTACCCCTCCTGACCCCCCAACTCTGGCTCAATGTCCGGCGTTAAAGGCTCATCTAGCCCCGGCTCGCTTTCATCTAGCTCGCGCAAAATCGGTGGGGTCGTGGGCTGCTCCTGCAAAAAGACGGCTGAAATGGCGTCTTGCAGCGTCTCAGCCATCGCAATGCGGTTGCGATATACCAAAATGACCCGCGTTAGCGCGGGCAGCCGGTTTTGCTCAGCCACCAGGTAGAGCGGCTCGACATAAACTAGCGACTGCTCGATCGGAATTGCCAGCAGGTTACCCTGCTGCGCCCGCGACCCCTGGGTATCCCACAGGGAAATGCGCTGGGAGATGGCCGGGTCTTGGTTGATGCGGGCCTCGATCTGCTCAGGGCCAAAGACCAGCTCTTGTTTAGGAAAACGATAGAGCAAGCGCAGGCCGTAGCGATCGCCATCAGAGCGGGCCGCTAGCCAGCCGATCAGGTTGTTGCGCTGGGCCGGGGTAAAGAGCCGCAGCAAGATAAACTCTTCAGTTTCTTCCCCCGGTAGCCGAATGATCAGGTAGTAGGGCTCGACCGCTCGGGCTTCGTTGGCGTAGATTTCGTTGGGGGCGCGCCACTGGTCTTCCCGGTTGTAAAACACCTGGGGGTCGGTCATGTGGTAGGTCATGAGCTGGTTGGCCTGCACCTGAAACAAATCCTGGGGATAGCGGATGTGCTCTTGCAGGGCGGGCGGCATGTCTGCCAGGGGCCGAAACATGCCGGGAAACACGCGATCCCAAGTTTGAATCAGCGGATCATCGGCATCAGCAATGAAGAAGCCAACGGAGCCATTGTAGGCATCGACGACGACCTTAACGGAGTTGCGGATGTAGTTAAAGTCGTTTTCTCCTGGGTCGGAGTAGGGGTAGCGATCGCTAACGGTATAGGCGTCGATGATCCAGTAGAGGTAGTTGGGGTCGGTTTGGGGATCAAAGTTATCCTGGCTGATGTCAGAGTTGCGCGACTGAAAAGCCTCTAAATTGATGTCTCGTCGGGCATTGATAGGAGCCTCTAACCCCGTTCCCCAAGTGCGGGAATCGTCTCCGGCATCGACTACGACTAGGTAGGGGTCGTTATCGAAGCGCAGAAAAGGTGCGATCGCACGTACCCGCTCAGCAATGTTGCGGCGATAGAGCAGTCGGGTCTGGGGCGTAAAGTCTTCGGTAAAGAGCATGCGCCAATCGAGCAGGCGACGGGCAAAAATCAGCCGCCGCCAAAAAGCGCCTACGTCAATTCCGGCTCGGCCTTGATAAGCCGTGTAGATGTTCTCTTCGTTGCTGGGGTAGTCTAGCTCTGGCACCTCGGCGTTGGTCATGATGTTGGTGTCGGTCAGCTCCCCAAAGTAGATGCGGGGCTTGGCAATGGGTATGCTGGCAGCGATTTCTGGGCTGCTGGGGACGTTTTCGATGCCTCGGACAAAATAGGTCGGCAAGCCATCGGGCGCTGCCGTATTCACCGGGCTCATGGTAAAGCCAAAGCCATGGGTATAGACTAGGTGCTCGTTAACCCAGGTTTTTGCGATCGCAGGCACCTGCTCGTAGTTCAGCTCGCGGGCCGATACCAGCACCTGCCGCCGATCATAGGTGCCCAGGGTGTTGAGAAGAGGGTAGCGATCTACATCGGCATCCCGAAACTCGTAGTAGAGCCGGATCTGCTGCAGCTGGCGGTTGCTCTCCAGCAAGGGAACGGTGTCCCACAGACGAATGTTGTCTAGCGTGAGGGTGTTTTCCTCGATGTCGGCATAAGTTAGCTCGCCATCTGGGTTAAATGGCTCAACATCAATGTCAGCCAGATCAAAGGCGTTGCGGGTGAGGGCAATGGAGTTGCGGATGTAGGGCTGCTCGCGCACCAGCTCGTTGGGCTGCACCACTACCCGCTGCACTAGGGGCGGCAGCAGCACTGTTCCCAGAGCCGCCACCAGCAGATACAGCACAATGCCCCAGATCAAAAGGCGCGATCGCAACGGCTGATAGGCCAGCTTGGGCAGGGCTGCATACTGCCGCCGCCCCACATCGCGCAGCCAAATCACCAGGCCCCGCAGGGTAACCCGCCAAAAAACAAAGCGCGACAAAAAGCCCAAGCCCAAAACCAAGGTCAGCACGCTCAGGACGGTGTAGGCGGGCAGGTTGACATGCACTTCGGTGTAGCCTGCCCCAGCTACGGCCCCGTCTTGGGCGTAGAGAATCTGATAGCGGCCCAGCCAGTGATTGAGACTGGTCGCCAAAAACAGCAGCCCGGCCAAGGCGTAGAGGTGGCGCTGCTGCGATAGCGACATCCCCAAAAAGCGGCCCTGACTGAGGCTGTCTCCGGCCAACAGGTAAACCAGCGTCACCGATACCAGCATGAAAAAGCTCAGCCCAATCATCCAAAAATTGAGCAGCTCCCAGATCGGCAGCCGAAAAATGTAAAACCCAATGTCTCGGCCAAAAATCGGATCGCTCTGGCCAAAGGCCAGCGGCTGCAGCGCCAGCAAAACCTTGTTCCAATGCTCTGACAAGATCAGGGCAAAGCCCAGACTCATGAGCCCCGCCGCCAGCCGAATCGACCAGCGGGGGTAGAGTAGAAATGCGATCGCAGCCATCACCAGCGCCACTAGCTGCCAGGGTTGAGCCACCAGCCGCCCAGCCACAGACTGCACTGCATCGGGCTTGGCCCACAGCGGCAGGGGCGGAGCCGAGTTATACAGGCTAGACGTAGTTGGCCAGTAGCTAGCCACCACCTGCCCCTGATAAAGCAGCTGCACGCCCAACAGTAGCCCCAGCGCCACCGCCAGCAGCAGCAACCACCGCAGCCCTCGCCCAGCAGGCCGGTCGACCAATTCTTCTGGCGGCTTGAGAGGCCGCAGCCTAAAGGCCAAAGCCAAATTGCTCATGGCAAAGATCAGGCTCAAGGCAAAAGCCACAATGCCTAAACTAAACTGGGTCAGCATTCGCAGCTGAAACACCGCCAGGTAGTTGACCTCCTGGAACCACAGCCCCTCTGAGAAGAGATATACGGCGGCATCGGCAAATAGCAGCAGAGCCAGAGGCCCCAGAGCCCACTGCCACCAGAGGACTTGCCGCAACTTCAGCGCTTTAAGAAAATACATGAGCTCAGGCCAAATCAAGGGGCGATCCTGCCTGAGATTGTACCGCTGTCGTCAGCAAAACCCCTGCTGTTGGGTTTTAACGCAAGGCAAAATCCGTGGGTTAGTTGAGGCTTCGCGAAACCCAACAGTCTTTTGCAGCGCCGGGTTTCGCTAGCTAACCCAACCTACAGGCTTATTCAGGACAGGTCTGATTGGTAAAGTCACACTGATAGACGTGCGGCTCTTGCCAGTGCAGCGGAATCTCCAGCAGGTCGCGAGTGCCCGTAACCCCCTGACTAATAAATAGCAGTAGGGCAACAGAGTTGAGGACGATGTGAGTAATGCGCCAGCGGCTAGATTTGTAGATATCAGGCAAAATAGCCACAGAAAAAACCATCAGCAGGGCTGCGGTCATGCCGAGGTAGTAGTGGGAAACGTACCACTCGTCGGTGCGCCGAAATACCCCATCCTGGCAGCCCAAAATTACCAGCCCCATGCCCGTCAGGGTGGCGAATACCCCGCGCCAGAGCGGCATTCGCGCCCGGAAGAGAAACACCAGAGCCGCAATGGTCAGGGCAAACATCAGCACAATAAAAGTGCCCTGAAAGGGGTCTGAAGTCCAGATTTGAGCGTTGTTGAGATACTTAAAGATGGGGTGAGCTAGCCCAATCAAGACCAGCCCCACGACCGAACCTGCCAGCCAGCGGCCAACCTGCACGTGCTCCTTACCCACGGCCGGGCTGACTTTAGTTTTTTCTTTGGCGGCGATAGCCAGTCGGCGCTGCCGCGTCTGCATAGCAAAGTAGGTGACAACGCCGATCAGGGGAAAAACGTATACAACGGCAAGAATTGGGTGAATTAGCCGCAGCAAATCCGGGGTGTCCAGCATGTTAGTTCCTGGGCCTGTAGGGTTGGCGTTTTTAAACCCAAGGCTGGTAAAGCAGCCCTAGGTTAGATCGCTGATTGCATCTTCCTCCTTTGGAGGGAGGGCAGTCAGCACCATCCTACCGAGAGAACTAGCTCCAAAGATTAAAGCGAGCTAAATGTTCTTCGACTGCCTTAGGCAAACTCTTGTGCAGATCACCCTTGCCGCTGAAGGTGAGCCGGTTGCGCCCCGACAGGTCAAAGGGAAACTGCCCTGGCAGATCGTCGCGCTCCATCTGGGCCAGCAAAATCTGCTCAGGCCGCTTGCTCTGGAGCGCATAGCCCATTTCGACACAGACCTTGGGGCTGGGAATAAGCTGAGGCGGGGAACCGTCTATCTGAGTAATGGGTGTGCCATCGGCCAAAAACAGCAGGCACTTGCGGATTTTGCGGGTCAGGCCGCTGCCCAGGCGAGCGGGGCCTTCGCTCAGCCGGTGAGACTCTTCTAGCGTTAGGGCAATGCGAGAACGCCGGTTGAGCCTTTCGATCACGTCCTGCAGCTCGTCGCGCAGCAGGTTGCTGGCGTCGGGATAGTCATCTTGATAGCAGAAGAAGATAGTCGGATCTAGGTTGGCAAAGACGTCTTGCTTGGCGAAGTAGATCTCGTGGCTGATCAGGTCAATGTTGGCAATGATGTAGGTACCGCTGCCCTCAACGTAAAACTCGACCGTGTCGCCTTCTAGGTAGCGCTGAAACCAGGCCGATTTTTTAACGTCGTCGCTATCTTCTAGAAAATCAGCTCGCAGCGCCGACTTCAGCAGACTATTTTTGCTCAGCCGCAGGTCGTGGGGCCGTTTTTCTAGCGCCTTGACCGGCTCGTAATCCTCTAGATACCAGGCTTTTAGCGCGATAATAGCCATTTTGCTTCCCTGCCCCGTCAGCGTGTCCTACTACATATACCTGAAACGCTAGCAATCGGCACACCTATAAAGCAACAACATCCAAGCATAGACCGAGTGACTTCCTGACATGGGCTGAGCCTGGACGGAGTTAGCCGATCAGCTGGCCTTCTGTGAAGGTGCGATCGCAGTGCTCCCAATCTATCAGTATAGGAAGTGTCGTTGAGCTTGGATGTTGTTAGTTGAACGAGACAGATTCGGGATTAACAGCGTCTTTACCTCTTGGTGTTGGATGGACAAGTTGGCTGTTTAATCTGCCAGGGAAGCTGTATTTGCTTCTCCTTAACTATAGCTTGATTTGGAGGGGGATCAAGAAGTCGAAAAATAAGTTCACTTTTCTGATCGATTATTGTTTTTGTCAGAGTATAAGGTAGCTTGCTTGCCATCTTCTAGATTGTCTTACTAAGCAGGACTTTAAAGTCCTGCTTAGTAAGGAATAAAAAACAAATATGTTAGAGTTCTTTACTCAAAAGGTTGGAAGTGTTGGGTTCGCTGCGCTTAACCCAACCTACAGGAGATGGCTATTATTTTTGATGCTTCTTTATACGGAAGGTTAGAGTTTTGGGTTTACTGCGCTTAACTCAATCTACGTAGCTCAACTTATGCAACTCTTTAAAAAAATAGAGACGCAGGCTAGCTGCGTCTCTGGGCGAAAGAAAGTTGAGGACGTATTTCAACAGCAAGTTCCAGTTGAGATTTCTAGGGGCTTCCAACATTTCACAAGGATGAGTAGAGATAGCTGATCTGGCGTTAGAGGCGATTGTAATTGGCCAGTCACAGAGCTCTCAGGACATCAGTTTTGGAAGTGTAGATTCCAGATTGGGATGCTGTTGGTTGAACGAGACAGATTGAACTTTAGCAGAACTCTACCTCTCCTGTAACGGTTTCAATTGACTGTTCTATCTGCCAGGGAAGCTTTAATCGCTTCATCCTTAAAGTGTAGGCGGGCTTAAATAGAAAATGCCTGCTTGAAAATAAAGTTTACTTTTGGGATCGGGGCATTCAAAGGTCTTTTTTACGACTTTGGGTATAGGTACGGTTGCCGTAGGCCATTAGTAGATGCTGCTAGTCCATCAAAAGAGAGATAAATTACAGGCCAGCGGCTAACAAAAAATCAACTAGCAAAAGCAAATTGTTGACTCCTTTTAATCAACGGTCAAGCAATGAAAAAGATTGTTACCTGGGTGAGAACTGTGCTCGAATAGAAAAAAACCTTGACTGCCATGCTGACGAATCTTACCCAGGGCCATTTAAGCCTGCTTGAGACTTGCCCTCGCAAGTTTCAGCAAATTTTTCTAGAGGGCCTCACGGTGCCTCCGTCTCCAGACCTACAGGCCAGTCAGCTGTGGGGCAACCGCTTTCACCTGCTGATGCAGCAGCGGGAGCTAGGGCTGCCGCTGCCGGGCAATCTGGCCGATGAGGAGCACCTGCGAGACTGTATGGCGGCACTGCTAGAGCGAGCCCCTGAGCTGTTTCAATCTGAGCCGACCCATTTTCGGCAGAGTGAGCACCGGCGGTCGCTGGCCTTTAATGGCTATAGCCTGACGGTGATCTACGACCTGCTGATTTGTCGTCCAGGAAGCGGGCTGATCGTGGACTGGAAGACCTATCTGCAGATGCGCGATCGCAACTCCTTGGCGCAGGACTGGCAGACCCGGCTCTATCTCTATGTGCTGGTTGAAACCACCGACCTTAGCCCTGAACAGGTGGCTATGAGCTACTGGTTTGTGC
The window above is part of the Pseudanabaena sp. FACHB-2040 genome. Proteins encoded here:
- a CDS encoding Crp/Fnr family transcriptional regulator, translated to MTVENQILAALPSEVFKRLDPHLHQVSLKQGEFIHRPGEPMSYLYFPMGCLFSVTITMQDGSTAEVGMVGRREVLGINAFMGKSETTQTEYVVQVAGSAMKIEAQILRQEFDRNGELRDVLFYYTQAFLAQVSQTAACNSLHVLEQRLARWLLETQERIGSDYLPLTHEYVATMLGVRRSGVTLAAQKLQERKVIQYRRGNVQILNQSGLEASACECFKTIRTEYDRLLGSV
- a CDS encoding response regulator transcription factor, translating into MSQKQFVSPTILLVEPDSEVRPLLLHNLQSWGYRVVVALDEADAVQRTRDGREPFDLILLNQVGQSVDKFAGFGRYICQRAKLPSSTPVVVMAEQYGADLEGKTIQVGRHEYVTYLEDGQQLMDLLYQLCPA
- a CDS encoding PAS domain S-box protein produces the protein MAEVRPPVALDNVLITAELATRPPKAPNLQAEIQALHALTRQLAEQCQTVLKTLVMVAKDLCQAGTAGVSLLETTSEGEEIFRWAALCGVLEAYDQGTAPRDFSPCGTCLDLQAPQLYAYPDRYFTYLQETSPRIVEGLVIPLIGADKSLGALWIVSHDEARRFDAEDVRVMTSLADFTTAALQSIHLRQTAELAWQKEQAARQEAAATRQALNESAQRAVEILESITDAFVCIDHEWRITYVNQEAARLTKLRPEKLIGKTRQEMQPWTLGTVLEQVYQRTVTEQFVGHFEAFDESLRLWLEIHAYPCEVGFSIYFRDITQRKRTEAKRQQAELALQESESRFRLIVESAKDYAIFTLDLDGIITSWNPGAERLLGYQEAEAIGYHSRVIFTPEDNENSQAEQEIQTALTQGRAEDERWHIRKNGSRFFASGLMTQLQDDEGNLQGLVKILRDVTESRQAAEREQFLSEASAVLAGSIDYKTTLFNIARLAVPFLGDFCFFDIVNANQQIERSAWHHRDPAKRGWFDQLQRSVLPQDRRNHPVEQVLTSRRAVFVSHVTEAWMQGAETGEEHRNFIRQAQVRSQITVPLIAHARQLGALTVCLDTSSDRHYTSADLSLAEELGHRAALALDSALLYQQAQEANRMKDEFLAVLSHELRSPLNPILGWVKLIQKGNLDAAKTAKAWSTIERNAKLQAQLVEDLLDISRILRGKLSLDVNQASLPQVVESAIETVRLAAQSKSITLETAINQEIPPVLGDVTRLQQVVWNLLSNAVKFTPAGGRVEVKLSRVIDQGLEVNEAIAAHSQASLPLNQFAQLTVRDTGKGIPADFLPHVFDYFRQADSATTRQFGGLGLGLAITRQLVEAHGGTIRAESPGEGQGATFTVRLPLAPTPSKHPPSCHFFKETLSLKGTQILVVDDEPDALEVAAFSLEQAGAHILTASSADEALTLLTQACPDVLLSDIGMPHQDGYMLMRQVRKLPPEQGGHIPAIALTAYAGEVDHQQALAAGFQRHISKPVEPEMLVRAIAELMQQNQRQEPGTGAAK
- a CDS encoding Crp/Fnr family transcriptional regulator translates to MATKNWLLEALPPGLNEKFAPDFKKVFLERGKRLHEPGEVIKELYFPLDCALSITLTMVDGRTAETGLVGRREVIGVNAFMGGRETTQTTYIVQIPGNAMRISSKVLRTEFDCNQDLRDVMLRYTQALIAQISQTTACNSLHRLEQRMARWLLEVHDRVEGDDVALTQEFLAEMLGVRRAGITQTAQKFQESGLIRYRRGHIQILDRPGLESSSCECFGVVRDEYDRLLGEKHGAFPAAQRK
- a CDS encoding response regulator; translation: MCNSTIPHKGLRVLVVDSDLDSRELLIALFDGYEIETVTATCVSESLEAMQNTLPDLLISEIALPIEDGYTLMRKVQAFETNHRVRIPAIALTARTGNENRAQALAAGFCRHLPKPLDIDELIAAVACITEPNQEVAASTCS
- a CDS encoding helix-turn-helix transcriptional regulator, with amino-acid sequence MSTTKSLQTAHLVRGLRQHLNLSQEKFAAKLGVSFKTVNRWEKGHTEPSPMALKLIEDLLETLGEPGQALLNQYGLKANSDG